In Tachysurus vachellii isolate PV-2020 chromosome 12, HZAU_Pvac_v1, whole genome shotgun sequence, the following are encoded in one genomic region:
- the LOC132855089 gene encoding uncharacterized protein LOC132855089, producing the protein MEKEESRLQQLQEGVEETKGIMVENHNKVIDRGIKLEVLDERAEALLESSRRFQKTSRKLKVKEEAENSRMPSKNWKMKIIAGVFLVIIIIIIIIIIISLSWPT; encoded by the exons ATG gagaaAGAGGAAAGCCGGCTGCAGCAGCTTCAGGAGGGTGTAGAGGAGACAAAGGGTATCATGGTGGAAAACCATAACAAGGTCATAGATCGCGGCATTAAACTAGAGGTTTTGGACGAGCGAGCTGAAGCACTGCTTGAGAGT AGCAGAAGGTTTCAAAAGACATCAAGGAAACTGAAAGTGAAGGAAGAAGCTGAGAACTCGAGGATGCCCTCTAAAAACTGGAAGATGAAGATCATTGCTGGAGTTTTTctggtcatcatcatcatcatcatcatcatcatcatcatcagtttaTCATGGCCAACATAA
- the vamp5 gene encoding vesicle-associated membrane protein 5: MENGRSQLQQAQQDVDEVCDIMLENLSKASEREGKLVDLENRADQLLEQSKVFSKTANQVKQKKQWENMRMKVILAVIAGVVVLVVVTAVTAVILSSGEKDPSVGGSN, encoded by the exons ATG GAGAACGGGCGAAGCCAGCTCCAGCAGGCTCAGCAGGATGTGGATGAGGTTTGTGATATCATGTTGGAGAATCTGAGCAAGGCCAGCGAGCGTGAGGGGAAACTGGTAGACCTGGAGAACAGAGCTGACCAATTACTGGAACAG AGCAAGGTTTTTTCCAAAACTGCAAACCAGGTGAAGCAAAAGAAGCAGTGGGAGAACATGAGGATGAAGGTGATCCTGGCAGTCATCGCTGGAGTCGTGGTGCTAGTGGTCGTCACTGCTGTCACAGCCGTCATCCTGAGCTCAGGCGAGAAGGACCCATCGGTGGGCGGCTCCAATTGA
- the vamp8 gene encoding vesicle-associated membrane protein 8 — MGVGDPNSMEQGASASVQETDQVKSLQSQVDGVKDIMTQNVERILARGERLDDLMDKSEDLQAGAQNFKHTSQKVARAYWWKNVKLIVVMVVLVAIVVLIIVLLATGVIPTGSQVVPTNKPPPPGN, encoded by the exons gagCAGGGGGCATCGGCTTCGGTGCAGGAAACGGACCAGGTTAAGTCGTTGCAGTCCCAGGTGGATGGCGTGAAGGACATCATGACTCAGAATGTGGAGCGGATCCTGGCACGTGGAGAAAGACTCGATGACCTGATGGACAAATCTGAGGACCTGCAGGCCGGG GCGCAGAACTTCAAGCACACGTCTCAGAAGGTGGCTCGTGCCTACTGGTGGAAGAACGTGAAGCTGATCGTGGTGATGGTGGTCCTGGTAGCCATCGTCGTCCTCATCATCGTGCTGCTTGCTACAGGAGTGATCCCCACAGGTTCCCAGGTTGTCCCCACAAACAAACCACCGCCACCAGGAAATTAA